The Podospora pseudocomata strain CBS 415.72m chromosome 3, whole genome shotgun sequence genome window below encodes:
- a CDS encoding hypothetical protein (EggNog:ENOG503P5QR): protein MASTNQDKVTFRDTIRAWGTSSIPPMTLSSLALALHLRPFQPLPFLFSPLLAFSSYLTLAGFKVDGAGTNAAWSGIYVLLASRRSPPGGVRQKFMSLRGGVRGLAMGIGAINTVCGAYVYATGDRKAEEEERREVNRWGVYDD from the exons ATGGCTTCAACAAACCAAGACAAAGTCACCTTCCGTGACACCATCCGCGCCTGGGGCA catcctccatccccccaatgaccctctcctccctagCCCTagccctccacctccgccctttccaacccctccccttcctcttctcccccctcctcgccttctcctcctatctcaccctcgccggctTCAAAGTCGACGGCGCCGGCACAAACGCAGCCTGGTCAGGCATCTacgtcctcctcgcctcccgcCGCTCACCCCCGGGCGGCGTCCGCCAAAAGTTCATGTCCCTCCGCGGCGGCGTCCGCGGACTCGCAATGGGAATCGgcgccatcaacaccgtcTGCGGAGCCTACGTCTACGCTACCGGCGACCGcaaggcagaagaagaagagaggagggaAGTAAACAGGTGGGGGGTGTATGATGATTAA